One Brassica oleracea var. oleracea cultivar TO1000 chromosome C7, BOL, whole genome shotgun sequence genomic window carries:
- the LOC106302299 gene encoding uncharacterized protein LOC106302299, which yields MVAFDPEKYQRQDYVRVKVRIEVNKPLKRSRVLNLPGGDQTTIYFFYEKVQKRCTHCQRLTHAKDRCPFLVNSLNMQAAPVSNQRPSLDTRNQTVLSEDDPLFEVLQEDQVGINPISGRPRIAPEVLQEMRNYLLASSNEDRHNREQRVILSVKEAEQNPVIQKSMLQLTPPPIFTTDLNKGKGVVFNFDRSIVDFQNTNLNPKPLKLMASAISAGQHLSNPLVNVFGRLSLPLGQASSSQTSIIPFDGFSSAPLPKEKPKRKHGRYKKLPNSQKKVQKGGVKLSTPIQNEESPNKKRKAEDELDESLRSSKKKGQSSMEKASLKKKTEVDLADTSKAAQCNVSTMVPHEGPKA from the coding sequence ATGGTAGCTTTCGATCCAGAAAAATATCAAAGACAAGACTATGTTCGAGTCAAGGTTCGGATTGAAGTAAACAAACCCCTCAAGCGATCAAGGGTCTTAAACTTGCCTGGAGGAGATCAAACAACTATCTACTTTTTCTATGAAAAAGTGCAGAAGAGGTGTACTCACTGTCAAAGACTCACACATGCAAAGGATAGATGTCCTTTTCTGGTCAACTCTCTTAACATGCAAGCGGCTCCGGTTTCAAATCAACGACCTTCTCTTGATACAAGGAACCAGACAGTCTTATCTGAGGATGATCCCCTGTTTGAAGTTCTACAAGAAGATCAAGTGGGCATCAATCCCATATCGGGTCGTCCTCGCATAGCTCCGGAAGTTCTCCAAGAAATGCGTAACTATCTTCTTGCTTCAAGTAATGAAGATAGACATAATAGAGAACAGAGAGTGATTTTATCGGTGAAAGAAGCAGAGCAGAATCCTGTGATCCAAAAGTCGATGCTCCAGCTCACTCCCCCACCGATCTTTACCACAGATCTTAACAAAGGAAAAGGAGTTGTTTTCAACTTTGATAGAAGTATCGTTGACTTCCAGAACACTAATCTCAACCCCAAGCCTCTAAAGCTTATGGCATCGGCGATCTCAGCAGGCCAACACTTGTCTAATCCTTTGGTAAATGTATTTGGAAGACTCTCTCTCCCGCTTGGTCAAGCTTCGTCGAGTCAAACATCAATCATTCCTTTTGATGGTTTCTCAAGCGCACCTCTGCCTAAGGAGAAACCAAAGAGAAAGCATGGAAGATACAAAAAGCTCCCCAACTCTCAGAAGAAAGTGCAAAAAGGTGGAGTTAAGCTCTCTACTCCGATTCAAAATGAGGAGAGCCCCAACAAGAAGCGCAAAGCAGAAGATGAACTAGATGAGTCTCTCAGATCATCAAAGAAGAAAGGACAGAGCTCGATGGAAAAAGCCTCTCTGAAAAAGAAAACTGAAGTTGATTTGGCTGATACATCCAAGGCTGCGCAGTGCAATGTATCAACGATGGTCCCGCATGAGGGACCCAAAGCGTAA